The Hippea jasoniae genome includes a window with the following:
- a CDS encoding chloride channel protein — translation MSKINPKDIVKNCIQQIKSIHLNWIEINAYLFKWIPFSVIVGLIVGIVASLFDLALIKINALISNHTAIIILYALFVATLTGILSKNDERMMGPGINYILSRDKNDITFVSFIKKTILSLFALAGVFVAGREGPSFFLGSYLSSSTANIFKISEKFERIVGLIGAGAFTAALLKAPLGAAVFVLEIRYVNDMEYEGFPQVLIASIVSYSVFAFLRGKHSLLTINGNLNWHIPTLIYLVLTGIFIAVASYIFISLYYFAKCNSAYLKTTIRPLVGVLLALPIIVTLAHEHNLHLISASVNYLALTKLSIQLIPINKTILLILATMLLVSLTVGFGISGGLILPSLIIGALIGNGVASIFNLNPTLFALSGMAAFLSASAKTPLAAIILVLEISQTDLIIPLTTCVVVSYILSYGVGVYSSQKECKLKLNQN, via the coding sequence ATGTCGAAAATAAATCCAAAAGATATCGTTAAAAACTGCATTCAGCAGATTAAAAGTATTCATCTAAACTGGATAGAGATAAATGCCTATCTGTTTAAATGGATTCCTTTTTCTGTTATAGTCGGCCTTATTGTAGGCATCGTGGCATCCCTGTTTGACCTTGCATTGATCAAGATAAACGCACTTATTTCAAACCACACAGCAATTATTATTCTTTATGCTTTATTCGTCGCGACTTTAACAGGCATTTTATCAAAAAACGACGAAAGGATGATGGGGCCTGGCATCAACTATATTTTATCAAGAGATAAAAATGATATAACTTTTGTTAGCTTTATCAAAAAAACGATTTTAAGCCTGTTTGCATTGGCCGGAGTTTTTGTGGCAGGAAGAGAGGGTCCTTCGTTTTTTCTTGGCTCTTATTTATCATCCTCAACAGCAAATATTTTTAAAATTAGTGAGAAATTTGAAAGAATCGTTGGCTTGATTGGGGCTGGAGCCTTTACCGCTGCCCTTTTGAAAGCCCCTTTGGGTGCTGCAGTTTTTGTGCTTGAGATAAGATATGTAAACGACATGGAGTATGAAGGTTTTCCCCAGGTGCTTATAGCATCGATTGTAAGCTATTCTGTTTTTGCATTCCTGAGGGGCAAACACAGCCTTCTAACGATAAACGGCAACCTAAACTGGCACATTCCAACGCTTATCTACCTTGTGCTTACAGGCATATTTATAGCAGTTGCCTCATACATCTTTATATCACTTTACTATTTTGCCAAATGCAACAGCGCTTACCTAAAAACCACTATTAGACCTTTAGTTGGTGTCCTGCTGGCACTACCTATAATCGTTACACTTGCACATGAGCATAATCTTCATCTAATTTCAGCAAGTGTAAACTACCTTGCTTTAACAAAGCTCTCCATTCAGCTTATCCCGATAAATAAAACAATTCTTTTGATTTTAGCTACAATGCTGCTTGTTAGCCTTACTGTTGGTTTTGGTATATCAGGAGGCCTTATTCTGCCAAGCCTCATCATAGGTGCGCTGATAGGAAACGGCGTTGCATCAATATTTAATCTAAATCCTACACTGTTTGCCTTAAGTGGCATGGCAGCCTTTTTAAGTGCCTCTGCCAAAACCCCGCTTGCAGCAATTATTTTAGTGCTTGAAATCAGCCAAACGGATTTAATTATCCCTCTTACAACATGCGTTGTGGTAAGTTATATTTTATCATACGGTGTGGGTGTATACTCAAGTCAAAAAGAGTGCAAGCTCAAACTCAATCAAAATTAA
- a CDS encoding patatin-like phospholipase family protein produces the protein MKTVSLVLSGGAARGYAHIGVIKVLEDMGFKINAISGCSMGALIGGLYATGKLEEYVDWVSNLSKFDMVRLLDFTISGGLIKGDKIFEHLRSIVGDVKIEELPIKFTAVAVDITKRREFWFQEGDLLEAVRASVAIPSVFTPVEIGGHLFVDGGVLNLLPIAPLMSVASDYIIAVNVNAPIECRFRAEDPLHIEHSSKLKQYFVDVFSKQKKTDSIFDIASVSVEIMQDAIVNYRVAEYKPDVVINVSKEACDLYDFHKILEMIDIGKKAAREELSKLSF, from the coding sequence ATGAAAACGGTATCGTTGGTTTTAAGCGGTGGTGCAGCAAGAGGTTATGCACACATCGGTGTTATAAAGGTGCTTGAAGATATGGGTTTTAAAATAAATGCAATTTCTGGCTGCTCTATGGGTGCTTTAATAGGTGGTCTTTATGCAACAGGCAAACTTGAGGAGTATGTAGACTGGGTTAGTAATCTAAGTAAGTTTGATATGGTAAGGTTGCTTGATTTTACAATCTCTGGTGGCTTGATAAAGGGGGATAAAATCTTTGAACATTTACGCAGTATTGTAGGTGATGTTAAGATAGAAGAGTTGCCCATTAAGTTTACTGCTGTGGCTGTTGATATAACAAAGAGGAGGGAGTTCTGGTTTCAGGAAGGGGATCTACTTGAGGCTGTGAGGGCATCTGTTGCTATTCCTTCTGTTTTTACACCGGTTGAAATTGGTGGACATCTGTTTGTAGATGGCGGTGTTTTAAATCTTCTGCCCATTGCGCCGCTTATGTCTGTGGCAAGTGATTATATTATCGCTGTCAATGTAAATGCTCCAATTGAATGCAGGTTTAGGGCTGAAGATCCGTTGCATATAGAACATTCCAGCAAACTCAAGCAGTATTTTGTAGATGTATTCTCTAAACAGAAGAAAACAGATAGTATATTTGATATAGCGTCTGTTTCGGTTGAAATTATGCAAGATGCAATAGTGAATTATAGAGTTGCAGAGTATAAGCCTGATGTTGTAATAAATGTTTCAAAGGAAGCCTGCGATCTGTATGACTTTCACAAAATATTAGAGATGATTGATATTGGAAAAAAGGCAGCCAGAGAGGAGCTTTCAAAATTAAGTTTTTAA
- a CDS encoding cytochrome c biogenesis CcdA family protein, whose amino-acid sequence MSLSLIWGAFFGGLASFFSPCIFPLIPVYLSFVTGHTLEELKSGANTQPHIIFIKTTLFILGFSLIFITMGAASSSIGIFLLSNKVILARISGVILILFGLQLSEVIKIDFLNRTKRLTTCNRTPGYLSSFIFGVIFAFGWSPCVGPMLSSILILAADTASVKQGSLLLLIYSLGVGFPFLIFAFSINYFFKISKTFKRLDLLQKISGVLLMIAGAYLIYNGGF is encoded by the coding sequence ATGAGTTTAAGTTTAATCTGGGGAGCTTTTTTTGGCGGCTTGGCAAGCTTTTTTTCACCCTGCATTTTCCCCTTAATCCCTGTTTATCTTTCCTTTGTTACAGGACATACGCTTGAGGAGTTAAAAAGCGGGGCAAATACCCAGCCACATATAATTTTTATCAAAACGACACTGTTTATTCTTGGTTTCTCCTTAATCTTTATAACAATGGGTGCAGCTTCAAGCTCCATAGGTATTTTTTTGCTCTCCAATAAAGTTATACTTGCAAGGATTTCTGGTGTTATTCTTATTCTTTTTGGATTGCAGCTATCTGAGGTAATAAAAATCGATTTTCTAAATAGAACAAAACGACTAACAACCTGTAATAGAACACCTGGCTATCTATCCTCTTTTATTTTTGGTGTGATTTTTGCCTTTGGATGGAGTCCATGTGTAGGGCCGATGCTTTCCTCTATTTTAATTCTTGCAGCAGACACAGCTTCTGTGAAACAGGGCAGTCTTTTGTTGCTCATCTATTCCTTAGGTGTAGGTTTTCCATTTCTTATTTTTGCATTCTCAATCAACTACTTTTTTAAAATCTCAAAAACCTTCAAAAGACTGGATCTACTGCAAAAAATATCCGGTGTTTTATTAATGATAGCTGGCGCATACTTAATCTACAACGGGGGATTTTAG
- a CDS encoding MinD/ParA family protein, which yields MADQAEKLREMVKEKSKKKSRVIAFTSGKGGVGKTNIVANVAYLLSSIGKKVVVFDADLGLANIDILMGLKSKHSLIDVIKNGKKMKDIMIKVNDNFKVIPAGSGIEEIANITEPIFSKIKDELLDIAKETDVLLIDTGAGISKKVTFFLKNAEEIVVITTPEPTAIADGYAILKILSKNYKKENLYIFVNMAKNPQEAENTITNINKISKKFIEKEFKPMGWALYDKNLLQAVKSQKLIAELYPNSNFTISMKKFINAMFKENLKVRENPIARFFASLFGGG from the coding sequence ATGGCTGATCAGGCTGAGAAATTGAGAGAGATGGTAAAAGAAAAAAGCAAGAAAAAATCGCGTGTAATTGCATTTACCAGTGGAAAGGGCGGTGTTGGTAAAACAAACATTGTGGCCAATGTGGCATACCTTTTAAGTAGTATTGGCAAAAAGGTTGTTGTGTTTGACGCAGACTTAGGGCTTGCAAACATCGATATTTTAATGGGCTTAAAAAGCAAACACTCTTTAATAGATGTAATAAAAAACGGCAAAAAGATGAAAGATATCATGATCAAAGTCAACGATAACTTCAAGGTGATTCCTGCTGGAAGCGGTATAGAGGAGATAGCAAACATCACAGAACCTATTTTTTCAAAGATCAAGGATGAGCTGTTAGATATCGCCAAAGAAACGGATGTTTTACTAATCGATACAGGCGCAGGTATATCTAAAAAAGTAACATTCTTTTTAAAAAACGCAGAAGAGATCGTTGTTATCACAACACCAGAGCCAACAGCTATAGCTGACGGCTATGCCATACTTAAAATTCTTTCAAAGAACTATAAAAAAGAAAACCTATATATTTTTGTCAATATGGCAAAAAATCCGCAGGAAGCAGAAAATACAATTACAAACATAAACAAAATCTCCAAAAAATTTATAGAAAAAGAGTTTAAACCCATGGGATGGGCTTTGTATGATAAAAATCTCCTGCAGGCAGTAAAATCCCAAAAACTCATTGCTGAGCTTTATCCCAACTCTAACTTTACAATATCGATGAAAAAGTTTATAAATGCAATGTTTAAAGAGAATTTAAAAGTCAGAGAAAATCCCATTGCGCGTTTCTTTGCGTCGCTGTTTGGAGGAGGCTGA
- a CDS encoding methyl-accepting chemotaxis protein codes for MRNLSVKTLSLGGVLLILVGLLIASAYTFSVLKSYQRHLDRVYKRDLAQLSLYHKIESNFAKGEKLLFKAFSLKDSNLLERAKNNFSTIANLINKDLSHHRETLSNSEVERLRNLNSLIQRQLVIAADEIKKAIENNNTADINKIDSKTIQIENEIESLTDSRIALVKNTISKLENSFKTTDMVMVLIYIILFGIVLIIFFSVKNYLLEPLKEVSIIIERFKHGELNIRFQSIENNEIGKLKRDLNDMAKELQKMVQDIKNASDVMVSHSASLSSAATEMAATNEQTTRSMDEIVNAINDTAKAIDDIARAAENVTHLANAIGEVNEKMIDDIEERVKNMDKNAKLAEETMEQINIVGESSQGIGKIVDVISEIADQTNLLALNAAIEAARAGEAGRGFAVVADEVRKLAEKTQSSTEEIRNMIVKMQADVEKAIEKTKKTQESILSEANAIQKNKDHINDVVDRTNKTIDEINSTSAAIEEISATVAEIDSQVKEVVEAARENAKAAEDVSRASVELKEIAEKVSQEVNKFKL; via the coding sequence ATGAGAAATTTATCGGTCAAAACATTGAGTCTGGGTGGGGTTCTGCTGATACTTGTAGGTTTACTCATTGCTTCTGCTTATACATTTTCTGTATTAAAATCTTACCAAAGACACCTTGATAGGGTTTATAAAAGAGATCTTGCACAGCTGAGTCTATACCACAAAATAGAAAGCAATTTTGCAAAAGGTGAAAAACTTCTGTTTAAAGCATTTTCTTTAAAAGATTCCAACTTATTAGAAAGGGCAAAAAATAATTTCTCTACTATAGCAAACCTGATCAATAAAGACCTTTCGCATCACAGAGAAACTCTATCTAACTCTGAAGTTGAAAGATTGAGAAACCTGAACTCCCTCATTCAAAGGCAACTTGTTATCGCAGCAGATGAAATCAAAAAAGCAATAGAAAATAACAATACAGCCGATATTAACAAAATAGATAGTAAAACTATCCAAATCGAAAATGAGATAGAATCTCTAACAGACAGCAGAATAGCTTTGGTAAAAAACACAATATCAAAGCTTGAAAACTCTTTTAAAACCACAGATATGGTAATGGTCTTAATTTATATCATTCTTTTTGGAATTGTTTTAATTATATTCTTTAGTGTAAAAAATTATCTATTAGAACCTCTAAAAGAAGTCTCAATTATTATTGAAAGATTTAAACATGGGGAACTAAATATAAGATTTCAGTCGATAGAAAACAACGAGATCGGCAAACTAAAAAGGGACCTCAACGATATGGCAAAAGAACTGCAAAAAATGGTGCAGGATATTAAAAACGCCTCTGATGTTATGGTTTCCCATTCTGCAAGCCTATCATCAGCCGCCACAGAAATGGCAGCAACAAACGAACAAACCACGCGCAGCATGGATGAAATAGTAAACGCCATCAACGATACTGCAAAGGCAATCGATGATATTGCAAGGGCTGCAGAAAATGTAACCCACCTTGCAAATGCAATTGGAGAAGTAAACGAAAAGATGATTGATGATATAGAAGAGCGTGTAAAGAATATGGATAAAAATGCAAAATTAGCAGAAGAGACAATGGAGCAGATCAATATAGTTGGCGAATCATCTCAAGGTATCGGAAAAATTGTTGATGTGATTAGTGAAATCGCTGATCAAACCAATCTGCTTGCTCTAAATGCTGCAATTGAGGCAGCACGAGCCGGTGAGGCAGGACGAGGCTTTGCTGTGGTTGCAGATGAGGTTAGGAAATTAGCAGAAAAGACGCAGAGTTCAACAGAAGAGATAAGAAACATGATTGTAAAGATGCAGGCTGATGTTGAAAAAGCCATTGAAAAAACCAAAAAAACGCAAGAAAGCATACTATCTGAGGCAAACGCCATTCAGAAAAACAAAGACCATATCAACGATGTTGTAGATAGAACCAACAAAACAATTGATGAGATAAACTCAACATCCGCTGCCATTGAGGAGATTTCAGCAACAGTGGCAGAGATCGACTCTCAGGTCAAAGAGGTTGTTGAGGCAGCAAGGGAAAATGCTAAAGCAGCAGAGGATGTATCAAGAGCATCGGTTGAGCTAAAAGAGATAGCTGAAAAGGTTTCTCAGGAGGTAAATAAATTTAAACTCTAA
- the purD gene encoding phosphoribosylamine--glycine ligase, with the protein MKVAIVGGGGREHAIAHSISKSPLCKKLYCIPGNAGSLSIAENIPISAEDINGIVEFCKEETIDYVVIGPENPLAEGIVDELNKAGIKAFGPTKKAARIEASKSFTKNFLKKYNIPTAEYEVFEDFNKAKEYVVKKGAPIVVKADGLAAGKGVTVAKSTEEAIKALEEIFINKRFGDAGKRVVVEEFLEGEEASFLIFSDGDNIVPMIAAQDHKPVFDNDEGPNTGGMGAYAPAPIINDTLKERIINEIMLKAINGLKNEGAPYKGVLYAGLMIKDNNPYVLEFNCRFGDPETQAILPLLESDLLEVMLASTEGTLNSINLKWKDSYAVCVVISSGGYPLKYEKNIPIEGLTEVQNLDDIIIFHAGTKMQNGKILTSGGRVLNVVAIDKEFKKAQQKAYEAIKLIHFDKMHYRKDIGNKAYKYL; encoded by the coding sequence ATGAAGGTTGCTATCGTTGGCGGAGGCGGCAGAGAGCATGCAATAGCCCACTCAATAAGCAAATCACCGCTATGTAAAAAGCTATATTGCATACCTGGGAATGCAGGCAGTTTATCTATAGCTGAAAATATTCCTATCTCGGCAGAGGATATAAACGGCATAGTGGAATTTTGCAAAGAAGAAACAATAGATTATGTTGTTATAGGTCCAGAAAATCCTTTAGCAGAAGGCATTGTAGATGAACTAAACAAAGCAGGTATAAAGGCGTTTGGACCAACCAAAAAGGCAGCAAGAATCGAGGCAAGTAAATCCTTCACCAAAAACTTTTTAAAAAAATACAATATACCAACAGCAGAATACGAGGTTTTTGAGGATTTTAACAAAGCAAAAGAGTATGTGGTAAAAAAAGGCGCCCCCATTGTTGTTAAAGCAGATGGTCTTGCAGCTGGAAAAGGCGTAACTGTAGCAAAAAGCACAGAGGAAGCTATAAAAGCTTTAGAGGAAATATTTATAAATAAAAGATTTGGTGATGCAGGCAAAAGAGTCGTTGTTGAGGAATTTTTAGAAGGTGAAGAGGCATCGTTTTTGATTTTTAGTGATGGAGACAATATCGTGCCAATGATAGCTGCACAGGACCATAAACCTGTATTTGACAATGATGAGGGTCCAAATACTGGCGGAATGGGTGCATATGCACCAGCCCCCATCATCAACGACACATTAAAAGAAAGAATCATAAATGAAATAATGCTTAAAGCAATCAACGGCTTAAAAAATGAAGGTGCTCCCTACAAAGGCGTGCTATATGCAGGCTTAATGATAAAAGATAATAACCCCTATGTCCTTGAATTTAACTGCAGATTTGGAGATCCAGAAACCCAGGCCATACTGCCTTTACTTGAAAGTGATCTGCTTGAGGTTATGCTTGCATCAACAGAAGGCACACTAAACTCAATAAACCTTAAATGGAAAGACAGCTATGCTGTATGCGTGGTTATATCAAGCGGAGGCTATCCACTGAAATATGAAAAAAATATACCCATTGAAGGATTGACAGAGGTACAAAATTTAGATGACATTATAATATTTCATGCAGGCACAAAAATGCAAAATGGCAAAATCTTAACAAGCGGCGGCAGGGTTTTGAATGTTGTTGCTATTGATAAAGAGTTTAAAAAAGCCCAGCAAAAAGCCTACGAGGCTATAAAACTGATTCATTTTGATAAAATGCACTATAGAAAAGACATAGGCAATAAAGCATATAAGTATCTGTGA
- the flhA gene encoding flagellar biosynthesis protein FlhA, translating into MRGIKLSDFSVVITVILIFAVLVIPLPGFIIDFLVSTSFALALLIFFVSVYVPKPLEFSTFPSVLLAVTLFRLSLNVATTRAILLNGAQTPEAAGKMIETFGYFVVGGNYVVGLIVFIILVIINFVVITKGAGRVAEVAARFTLDAMPGKQMSIDADLNAGIIDEKEARRRREEISRQADFYGAMDGASKFVRGDAIAGLLITAINIIGGIIIGVLQHHMSLSAAASRYTVLTIGDGLVSQLPALTVSTAAGIIITRSSEEINLSTNIVNQLINQYQTLYIAAVVLVVMSLIPGMPTWHLVILAAILAGIAYSISSQKKKEEEKELEEEKEAQQTEEEITMEDIEEAIKVDLLELKIGYGLIGFVDEKADGSLIKRIKLMRKQIAGQLGVIVPSIRIRDDLNLDRNEYVFLIKGIEVARYQVYPDKFLAMKPGGGKDIEGIPTKEPAFGLDAIWIDNNLKSEAIVKGYTVVDPVTVIITHITEIIRSHISDIFTRQDASKLLDAIKEDYPKIVEELNQQLSLGAIHKILKNLLEDGIPVKDMITIAEALSDYAAYTKDPDTLTEYVRMALAKHITNLYKDENNVIHVITLGSNVEGVINANLKEQNGITYLDLPPNISEKLIEKVQQVISDVAGKGIEPIILTSPRIRRYFKGFISRFFPKIPVISYAEIAEGVEIKTVGSIEL; encoded by the coding sequence ATTAGAGGCATCAAGCTCAGCGATTTTAGCGTAGTTATAACGGTCATTTTGATATTTGCTGTTTTAGTCATACCGTTACCCGGTTTTATTATCGATTTTTTAGTATCAACATCCTTTGCACTTGCGCTTTTGATTTTTTTTGTTAGCGTATATGTGCCAAAACCGCTTGAGTTTTCTACTTTTCCTTCTGTTTTACTGGCTGTAACACTGTTCAGGTTATCATTAAATGTGGCAACAACAAGAGCGATTCTATTAAATGGTGCTCAAACCCCTGAGGCAGCAGGAAAAATGATAGAAACCTTTGGATATTTTGTTGTTGGCGGCAACTATGTTGTTGGTTTAATAGTTTTTATTATTCTTGTTATTATCAACTTTGTTGTTATTACAAAAGGTGCAGGCAGAGTTGCTGAGGTTGCCGCACGATTCACTCTGGATGCAATGCCAGGCAAACAGATGAGTATCGATGCAGACCTAAATGCAGGCATAATAGATGAAAAGGAAGCAAGAAGGCGCAGGGAAGAGATTTCAAGGCAGGCCGACTTCTACGGAGCAATGGACGGTGCAAGTAAATTTGTTAGAGGTGATGCCATTGCAGGTCTTTTAATTACCGCTATTAACATTATAGGCGGTATAATAATTGGCGTTTTACAACACCATATGAGCTTATCTGCTGCAGCAAGCAGATACACTGTTTTAACCATTGGAGATGGGCTTGTCAGTCAGCTTCCAGCTCTAACTGTATCAACAGCAGCTGGTATCATAATTACAAGAAGCTCTGAAGAGATAAACCTATCAACCAACATTGTTAATCAGCTAATAAATCAATATCAAACCCTGTATATTGCCGCAGTGGTGCTTGTAGTTATGTCTTTAATTCCCGGTATGCCTACATGGCATCTTGTAATTCTTGCAGCCATTCTTGCTGGAATTGCATACTCAATCTCATCTCAGAAGAAAAAAGAGGAAGAAAAAGAGCTTGAAGAGGAAAAGGAAGCCCAGCAGACTGAAGAAGAAATTACAATGGAGGATATAGAAGAGGCTATAAAGGTTGACTTACTTGAGCTAAAAATCGGCTACGGGCTGATAGGTTTTGTTGATGAAAAAGCAGATGGCTCTTTAATAAAACGCATAAAGCTTATGAGAAAACAGATTGCAGGTCAGCTTGGTGTTATAGTGCCTTCAATAAGAATCAGAGATGATTTAAACTTAGACAGAAACGAGTATGTTTTTCTCATAAAAGGTATAGAGGTAGCACGCTATCAGGTCTATCCCGATAAATTCCTTGCCATGAAACCCGGTGGAGGCAAAGATATAGAGGGTATTCCAACAAAAGAACCAGCTTTTGGACTTGATGCTATATGGATAGACAACAACCTAAAAAGCGAGGCAATCGTTAAAGGATACACAGTTGTTGACCCTGTTACCGTAATCATAACACACATTACAGAAATTATAAGATCCCATATTTCAGATATCTTTACCAGACAGGATGCAAGTAAACTGCTTGATGCTATCAAAGAGGATTATCCAAAAATCGTCGAAGAACTCAATCAGCAACTCTCGCTTGGTGCCATACATAAAATTTTGAAAAATCTGCTTGAAGATGGCATACCCGTAAAAGATATGATAACAATAGCAGAAGCACTTTCTGACTATGCGGCATACACAAAAGACCCAGACACTTTAACTGAATATGTTAGAATGGCTTTAGCAAAACATATCACCAATCTGTATAAGGATGAAAACAATGTAATCCATGTTATAACGCTGGGTAGCAATGTTGAAGGTGTCATTAACGCCAATCTAAAGGAGCAAAACGGTATTACATATCTGGATCTGCCTCCAAATATCTCAGAAAAACTCATAGAAAAAGTCCAGCAGGTAATATCCGATGTGGCAGGCAAAGGCATTGAGCCTATCATCTTGACATCTCCACGGATTAGACGATACTTTAAAGGGTTTATAAGCAGGTTTTTTCCAAAAATTCCCGTTATCTCCTATGCGGAGATAGCAGAAGGGGTCGAAATTAAAACCGTAGGCAGTATCGAGTTATGA
- the flhF gene encoding flagellar biosynthesis protein FlhF, with protein MILKTYTAATFEEALKKIKADLGDDAFIVSSKKVKKGRFFSFFKKEVYEVTAAIDNTPPKKEQKFKQAIEQYSSISKEKPKEAELEERVKKLEQMLLTVKDDAFEKLIQQIKGDINDLKTAITQAKKDTEVDISKIPLGMNRYFAYMCSLGIKKKYAYKIALGVYRNLDKNRLNDDEYVKEYLSLVISQFFKQSRPSQKTIILLGPTGVGKTTTLAKLAAIYKLKKDKKVGIITTDTYRIGAVDQLLNYAKIMDIPAVVSITKEDFKSSLTDLKDRDIVLVDTVGRSPRDIKRLIELFEIFKGQPALHFSLVMATNIKEEDNLNSFKEFSKLPINDIIFTKVDETKTPGSMLNIAVKTKKSIFYVSYGQDVPEDIIEAEPLKISSLIIKGEVKNG; from the coding sequence ATGATATTAAAAACCTACACTGCAGCAACCTTTGAAGAGGCCTTAAAAAAGATAAAGGCTGATTTGGGTGATGATGCATTCATAGTCTCATCAAAGAAGGTTAAGAAAGGTCGATTTTTTTCGTTTTTCAAAAAAGAGGTCTATGAGGTTACAGCAGCTATCGACAACACACCACCAAAAAAAGAACAAAAATTTAAACAGGCTATAGAGCAATACTCATCCATTTCAAAAGAGAAACCCAAAGAAGCAGAGCTTGAAGAAAGGGTCAAAAAGTTAGAGCAGATGCTTCTAACTGTAAAGGATGATGCATTTGAAAAACTCATTCAGCAGATAAAAGGAGACATTAACGACTTAAAAACAGCCATTACACAGGCAAAAAAGGACACAGAAGTCGATATTTCAAAAATTCCACTTGGCATGAACAGATATTTTGCATATATGTGCTCACTGGGAATAAAAAAGAAATATGCATACAAAATTGCTCTGGGTGTTTACAGAAATCTTGATAAAAACCGCTTAAACGACGATGAATATGTTAAGGAATATCTATCTCTTGTTATATCCCAATTCTTCAAACAAAGCAGACCATCTCAAAAAACCATAATCCTCCTTGGACCAACAGGTGTTGGAAAAACGACAACACTGGCAAAACTTGCTGCCATCTACAAATTAAAGAAAGACAAAAAAGTGGGCATAATTACAACAGATACCTACAGAATCGGCGCAGTGGATCAGCTTCTAAATTATGCAAAAATCATGGATATTCCCGCTGTTGTTAGTATAACAAAGGAAGATTTTAAATCATCTCTAACAGATTTAAAAGACAGAGACATCGTGCTTGTTGACACAGTAGGCAGAAGCCCGCGCGATATAAAAAGATTGATAGAGCTATTTGAAATCTTCAAAGGTCAACCTGCCCTACACTTTTCTTTAGTTATGGCAACAAATATCAAAGAGGAAGACAATCTCAACAGTTTTAAAGAGTTTTCAAAGCTACCCATAAACGACATTATATTTACCAAAGTAGACGAAACAAAAACACCAGGCAGTATGTTAAACATAGCAGTAAAAACAAAAAAATCTATATTCTATGTATCTTACGGTCAGGATGTGCCTGAGGATATAATCGAGGCAGAACCACTCAAAATCTCCTCTTTAATTATCAAAGGAGAGGTAAAAAATGGCTGA